Proteins found in one Acinetobacter sp. XH1741 genomic segment:
- the mdtD gene encoding multidrug transporter subunit MdtD codes for MNATPTHQALQPEYRLLVLLVSIGFFMQALDTTIVNTAIPAMAHHLNEDPLHMHSVVVAYVLSVATCIPLSGWLADRFGVRNTFLSAIIIFTLASLGCGLSQSLNELLFFRVIQGVGGALLLPVGRLSLLKIIPRTQFLAAMSLMSLAGLLGPLAGPTLGGWLVEVATWHWIFLINIPMGILGILMTLKVMPNVKEPTVKTFDLIGFVLLVVAMIGWSLGIEHLASPQYSKWFSISLLVIGVIATLWYAYHSHTHQNALFRSRLFKNKIFAIGILGNFFARFGGNALPFVLPLMLQVAFGFEPFIAGLMMIPLVLGSLFSKPIVRPIIQRLGYRRFLLINTILVGLCIASFAMMTADTPSWLRALHFFLFGILNSLQFVGMNTLTLKDLPQQDASSGNSFLSMIMMLSMSIGVALAGTLINVFTNYYGTAHVTTAFHITLICLGSINVITALIFWQIPKNTPV; via the coding sequence ATGAATGCCACGCCGACTCATCAAGCCTTACAACCTGAATATCGCCTACTGGTTCTTTTGGTTTCCATTGGCTTTTTTATGCAGGCATTAGATACAACGATTGTAAATACTGCTATTCCTGCAATGGCACATCATTTAAATGAAGATCCACTACATATGCATAGTGTAGTGGTCGCTTATGTTTTATCTGTAGCTACTTGTATTCCTTTAAGTGGATGGTTGGCCGATCGTTTTGGTGTTAGAAATACGTTTTTGTCAGCTATTATTATTTTTACGCTTGCATCCTTAGGTTGTGGCCTCTCTCAAAGCCTTAATGAGCTTTTGTTTTTCAGGGTGATTCAGGGTGTTGGCGGCGCATTACTACTTCCCGTTGGCCGTTTATCACTTTTAAAAATTATTCCCCGTACTCAATTTTTAGCTGCCATGAGCTTAATGAGTCTGGCAGGTCTACTTGGGCCTTTGGCTGGCCCAACACTCGGTGGTTGGTTAGTCGAGGTTGCAACTTGGCACTGGATTTTCCTTATTAATATCCCGATGGGTATATTGGGTATTTTAATGACCTTAAAGGTTATGCCAAATGTAAAAGAACCTACCGTTAAAACATTTGACTTGATTGGTTTCGTACTCTTAGTCGTTGCCATGATTGGTTGGTCTTTAGGCATTGAACATTTAGCATCACCTCAATATTCAAAATGGTTCAGCATTTCATTGTTAGTCATCGGCGTAATCGCGACACTTTGGTATGCTTATCATTCACATACTCATCAAAATGCATTATTCCGTAGCCGATTGTTTAAAAATAAAATTTTTGCGATTGGTATTTTAGGTAATTTCTTCGCCCGCTTTGGGGGGAATGCCTTACCTTTTGTTCTACCACTCATGTTGCAAGTCGCTTTTGGTTTCGAACCCTTTATTGCGGGTTTAATGATGATTCCATTGGTATTAGGGTCACTTTTTTCTAAACCGATTGTTAGACCTATTATTCAGAGACTGGGTTATCGACGTTTTCTTTTAATTAACACCATATTGGTCGGGCTATGTATTGCATCTTTTGCAATGATGACTGCGGATACCCCAAGCTGGCTTAGAGCATTGCACTTTTTCTTATTTGGCATCTTAAACTCATTACAGTTTGTAGGGATGAATACACTCACCTTAAAAGATTTACCCCAGCAAGATGCGAGTAGCGGCAACAGCTTTTTATCAATGATTATGATGCTTTCAATGAGTATTGGGGTTGCGCTAGCAGGTACACTTATTAATGTATTTACCAATTATTACGGCACAGCTCATGTCACAACCGCCTTCCATATTACTTTAATCTGTTTAGGCTCTATCAATGTCATTACTGCGCTTATTTTTTGGCAAATTCCAAAAAATACGCCTGTATAA
- a CDS encoding TIGR00730 family Rossman fold protein — MNSVLTMAVNDSPVTAVKTTQPLIALYCGSRAGNKPIYREKAIELASGIAEQGFGLVYGGASIGLMGQVAESVLANGGEAVGVIPEFMLDYEVAHAGLTELHVVETMHERKAMMAERASAFIALPGGLGTFEEILEIATWGQLNQHQKPMILYNVNGFYNALIAQLDHAVQEGFLPLQHRAKLIVCEEIDQIYNVIKNLKMPKRFVV, encoded by the coding sequence ATGAATAGCGTATTAACAATGGCAGTAAATGATTCACCAGTAACAGCTGTAAAAACAACACAACCTCTTATTGCATTATATTGTGGTTCACGAGCAGGAAATAAACCGATTTATCGCGAAAAAGCAATTGAGCTAGCAAGCGGAATTGCTGAACAAGGTTTTGGCCTCGTCTATGGCGGTGCTAGCATTGGTTTAATGGGTCAAGTTGCAGAAAGCGTACTTGCCAATGGTGGAGAAGCTGTAGGTGTCATTCCTGAATTTATGCTTGATTATGAAGTGGCACATGCAGGACTTACCGAGTTACATGTCGTAGAAACGATGCATGAACGTAAAGCCATGATGGCAGAACGCGCGAGTGCCTTTATCGCACTACCTGGCGGTTTAGGAACATTCGAAGAAATTTTGGAAATTGCGACTTGGGGACAACTCAACCAGCACCAGAAACCTATGATTTTATATAACGTAAATGGTTTTTATAATGCATTAATTGCTCAGTTAGACCATGCTGTGCAAGAAGGCTTCCTTCCTCTTCAGCACCGAGCTAAATTAATTGTATGTGAAGAAATTGATCAGATTTATAACGTCATTAAAAACTTAAAAATGCCAAAAAGATTTGTTGTGTAA
- a CDS encoding TerC family protein, whose protein sequence is MIFEWMSDPSAWVGLATLIVLEIVLGIDNLVFIAILAEKLPPEQRTKARIVGLILALGMRLILLASIAWVVTLTQPLFHIFSHPFSGRDLILLFGGVFLLFKGTMELHERMEGKQLHKEDNPVHAAFWMVIVQIVVLDAVFSLDSVITAVGMVKELSIMMVAVVIAVGIMLWASRPLMDFVNKHPTVVILCLGFLMMIGFSLVVEGFGFHIPKGYLYAAIGFSILVEMINQTMRHNQEKLVTTTDLRYRTASAVLRMLGSKNSSSTSDSQAADKEDVLATQAFADEVFDEENGAYHSVLVQGVLGLSERPVKSVMTPRPELEWIDLDDEPEVLKERLMSMTHSRLIVARGELDNIEGIALTHKVLNNFIETGVVDFQKHLREPVIVHENAQVLMVMEQLRQAPLQMAIVLNEYGSIEGIATPIDILEAIAGEFPDEDELDAAAESLEDGSLILEGSTDIRHVSLLLGRDLVDESEQYSTLSGYLLFHLGRLPENGEAVEADGYRFEVVTMEGHKIEKVHIVSIEQDESKD, encoded by the coding sequence ATGATCTTTGAATGGATGTCTGATCCCTCTGCTTGGGTAGGCTTAGCTACATTAATTGTTCTTGAAATCGTACTGGGGATCGACAACCTCGTCTTTATTGCGATTTTGGCTGAAAAGTTGCCGCCAGAACAACGTACTAAGGCACGTATAGTGGGTTTAATACTCGCTTTGGGAATGCGTCTTATCCTCTTGGCTTCAATTGCTTGGGTCGTGACACTCACCCAACCACTTTTCCATATTTTTAGCCATCCATTTTCTGGTCGTGATTTGATTTTACTGTTCGGTGGTGTGTTCCTGTTATTTAAAGGCACTATGGAATTGCATGAGCGAATGGAAGGTAAACAGCTTCATAAAGAAGATAACCCCGTCCATGCTGCTTTCTGGATGGTAATTGTCCAGATTGTTGTGCTTGATGCCGTATTCTCACTAGACAGCGTGATTACTGCTGTGGGTATGGTCAAAGAACTGTCAATCATGATGGTTGCTGTTGTGATTGCTGTGGGTATCATGTTGTGGGCTTCAAGACCCCTCATGGACTTTGTGAATAAGCATCCAACCGTTGTTATTCTGTGTCTTGGCTTCTTAATGATGATTGGTTTCTCTTTGGTTGTGGAAGGTTTTGGTTTCCATATTCCGAAGGGTTATTTATACGCTGCGATTGGTTTCTCAATTTTAGTAGAAATGATCAATCAAACCATGCGTCACAATCAAGAAAAGTTAGTGACCACCACCGATTTACGTTATCGCACAGCATCTGCAGTTTTACGTATGTTAGGGAGTAAGAACAGTAGTTCTACTTCGGACTCTCAAGCGGCTGATAAAGAAGACGTTTTGGCAACCCAAGCTTTTGCTGACGAAGTTTTCGATGAAGAAAATGGTGCTTACCATAGTGTGCTTGTACAAGGCGTACTTGGATTATCTGAGCGTCCAGTAAAGTCGGTGATGACACCAAGACCTGAACTTGAATGGATTGACTTGGATGATGAACCGGAAGTATTAAAAGAACGTTTAATGTCGATGACACATTCACGTTTAATCGTTGCTCGTGGTGAGCTTGATAATATTGAAGGTATCGCGCTTACGCATAAAGTTTTAAATAACTTTATTGAAACGGGTGTTGTCGATTTTCAAAAGCACTTACGTGAACCAGTTATTGTGCATGAAAATGCTCAAGTGCTTATGGTGATGGAGCAGTTACGTCAGGCTCCTTTACAAATGGCGATTGTTTTAAATGAATATGGTTCAATCGAAGGTATTGCAACGCCAATTGATATTTTAGAAGCAATTGCGGGCGAGTTCCCTGATGAAGATGAACTTGATGCAGCAGCTGAAAGTTTAGAAGATGGCTCTTTAATACTTGAAGGTTCAACGGACATTCGCCATGTTTCGCTTTTACTTGGTCGTGATTTAGTTGATGAAAGTGAGCAATATTCTACTTTATCGGGTTATTTGTTATTCCATTTAGGACGTTTACCTGAAAATGGTGAAGCGGTTGAAGCTGATGGTTACCGCTTTGAAGTCGTGACGATGGAAGGGCATAAAATCGAGAAAGTTCATATTGTTTCTATCGAACAAGATGAATCGAAAGATTAA
- a CDS encoding YchJ family protein, protein MTQQTCPCGKGNYVDCCEPLHLGTVKALSAEQLMRSRYSAFALQHIDYIVQTTALGQQAALDKEAIRDWSKQNQWLGLEVIQAKEKLDKTHAQVEFKAHYHDGKSAQIHHEVSHFVYHQQQWFFLDPTVDMQVTMKQPCICGSGKKFKQCCAQFL, encoded by the coding sequence ATGACACAACAAACCTGCCCATGTGGAAAGGGAAACTATGTAGATTGCTGTGAGCCTTTACATTTAGGCACAGTGAAGGCTCTATCTGCAGAACAGCTTATGCGCTCGCGTTATAGTGCTTTCGCATTGCAGCACATTGATTATATTGTTCAAACGACTGCTTTAGGTCAGCAAGCTGCGCTTGATAAAGAGGCAATTCGTGACTGGAGCAAACAAAATCAATGGCTCGGTTTAGAAGTTATACAAGCCAAAGAAAAGTTAGATAAGACCCATGCACAAGTGGAGTTTAAGGCTCATTATCATGATGGAAAAAGTGCTCAAATCCATCATGAAGTTTCACATTTTGTATATCACCAACAACAATGGTTTTTCCTTGATCCGACGGTCGATATGCAGGTCACGATGAAACAGCCTTGTATCTGCGGTTCAGGAAAAAAATTTAAACAATGCTGTGCACAATTCCTATAA
- a CDS encoding trimeric intracellular cation channel family protein, giving the protein MLLTVIYIIAITAEAMTGALSAGRRSMDWFGVVLIACVTALGGGSVRDVLLGHYPLTWVKHPEYLVLTCCAAFVTIIIAKWMRHLHNIFLVLDALGLIGFTIIGCQIALQMGHGFVVSAVAGVLTGVSGGILRDILCNDVPFVFRRELYASISFVAVICYWVCLDLGLSLELTVISTLVFGFTLRLIAIYFGLEMPKFIYKDDDAESASSTDEH; this is encoded by the coding sequence ATGTTACTCACCGTTATTTATATTATTGCGATTACTGCCGAAGCTATGACAGGGGCATTGTCTGCTGGGCGACGGAGTATGGACTGGTTTGGTGTGGTATTAATTGCCTGTGTGACAGCTTTGGGTGGTGGTTCAGTACGTGATGTATTGCTTGGGCACTATCCTTTAACTTGGGTAAAACATCCTGAATATTTGGTTTTAACGTGTTGTGCTGCCTTTGTTACCATCATCATTGCTAAATGGATGCGCCATTTACATAACATTTTCTTGGTGCTAGATGCTTTAGGTCTGATTGGATTTACCATTATTGGTTGTCAGATTGCCTTACAAATGGGCCATGGTTTTGTGGTCTCGGCTGTCGCTGGGGTTTTGACTGGAGTGTCTGGAGGAATTTTGCGTGACATTTTATGTAACGATGTCCCGTTTGTGTTCCGCCGTGAGCTTTACGCGAGTATTTCTTTTGTTGCGGTCATTTGTTATTGGGTCTGTCTGGACTTAGGGTTAAGTTTAGAACTTACCGTTATTTCAACCTTGGTATTTGGTTTTACGCTTCGTTTAATCGCCATTTATTTTGGTTTGGAAATGCCTAAATTTATATATAAAGATGATGACGCTGAATCGGCTTCTTCAACCGATGAACATTAA
- a CDS encoding MFS transporter, whose product MDLVSRIQNLPIGKFHYTLLWVVGLGWMFDAMDTGIIAFIMTTLVKDWSLTPVESGWIVSIGFVGMAIGAVCSGALADRFGRKTVFAMTMAIYSIATALCAFAPDLKWLLIFRFIVGLGLGGQLPVAVTLVSEYVPAHVRGRFIVLLESFWGLGWLVAALISYFIIPKFGWHIAFLMGGLPLIYILVIWKKIPESVPYLINRGRIEEAHALVQKLEAEACVQIVQHIEVVPVSIRQKVSFKQLWSGQFARRSLMLWLIWFGIVYSYYGIFTWLPSLLVKQGYDVVKSFEYVLLMILAQLPGYLAAAWFVERLGRKITLAAFIGFCALSAYFFGQAHSVNSIMFWGCLMSFFNLGAWGVLYTYTPEQYPANIRAFGSGWASAMGRIGGIVAPMVVTHMMVAKNGFNHVFMMFTVVLLAVALVILILGEETQGKRLESIGL is encoded by the coding sequence ATGGATCTGGTTTCACGTATACAAAATCTTCCAATTGGCAAATTCCACTACACACTTTTGTGGGTAGTTGGATTAGGCTGGATGTTTGATGCGATGGATACCGGCATTATTGCTTTTATTATGACGACCCTTGTTAAAGACTGGTCATTAACACCCGTTGAAAGTGGCTGGATTGTCAGTATTGGTTTTGTGGGGATGGCAATCGGGGCAGTTTGTTCGGGCGCTCTAGCAGACCGTTTTGGCCGAAAAACTGTATTTGCGATGACGATGGCCATTTATAGTATTGCAACTGCTTTGTGTGCCTTTGCTCCAGATCTGAAGTGGCTATTAATTTTTCGGTTTATTGTTGGGCTGGGACTAGGTGGTCAACTACCTGTAGCGGTCACACTGGTCAGTGAATATGTACCTGCCCATGTACGTGGTCGTTTTATTGTACTGCTAGAAAGTTTTTGGGGGTTAGGCTGGTTAGTTGCTGCGCTCATTTCTTATTTTATTATTCCTAAGTTTGGTTGGCATATTGCCTTTTTAATGGGTGGTTTACCCCTAATTTATATTTTAGTCATTTGGAAAAAAATCCCTGAGTCAGTACCGTATTTGATTAACCGTGGTCGTATTGAAGAAGCACATGCATTAGTACAAAAACTTGAAGCTGAAGCTTGTGTTCAAATTGTTCAGCACATTGAAGTCGTGCCTGTGTCGATACGACAAAAAGTTTCATTTAAACAGCTTTGGAGTGGGCAGTTTGCACGCCGAAGTTTAATGCTCTGGCTTATCTGGTTCGGAATTGTCTATTCCTATTATGGTATTTTTACTTGGTTGCCAAGTTTATTAGTCAAACAAGGCTATGATGTTGTCAAATCATTTGAATATGTATTGCTTATGATTTTGGCACAGCTACCGGGCTATTTGGCAGCAGCATGGTTTGTTGAGCGTTTAGGCCGAAAAATTACACTTGCTGCATTTATCGGTTTTTGTGCCTTGTCTGCATATTTCTTTGGACAAGCCCACAGTGTAAATAGCATTATGTTTTGGGGTTGTCTCATGTCATTCTTTAATTTGGGTGCATGGGGCGTGTTATATACTTATACGCCGGAACAATATCCAGCCAATATTCGTGCCTTTGGTTCGGGCTGGGCATCGGCAATGGGGCGTATCGGTGGAATTGTTGCCCCAATGGTTGTGACACATATGATGGTCGCCAAAAATGGGTTTAATCACGTTTTTATGATGTTTACTGTTGTTTTACTTGCCGTGGCTTTAGTAATTTTGATATTAGGTGAAGAGACTCAAGGTAAAAGACTAGAGTCGATCGGGCTATAG
- the parC gene encoding DNA topoisomerase IV subunit A translates to MTSLAHHATENRSVAEFTEQAYLNYAMYVIMDRALPHISDGLKPVQRRIVYAMSELGLKNSGKPKKSARTVGDVLGKYHPHGDSACYEAMVLMAQPFSYRYPLIEGQGNWGSPDDPKSFAAMRYTEAKLSAYSELLLSELGQGTSEWQDNFDGSLKEPITLPARVPNILLNGTTGIAVGMATDIPPHNLREVVKGTIALIRNPQTSDEKLAEYIPAPDLPTKAEIITPPEELLKIQTTGRGSYRMRAVYAVEKHEIVITELPYQVSGSKVITQIADQMQAKKLPLVVDIRDESDHENPTRLVIVLRSNRIDAEAVMSHLFATTDLESSYRVNLNMIGEDGRPQVKSIRRILLEWIEIRKKTVTRRLQYHLNRIEKRLHILAGLLIAYLDIDTVIRIIREEDQPKPVLMEHFNIDEIQAEAILELKLRHLAKLEEMEIRHEQDELAAKAAIIREQLENPESLKNLIIGELKEDAKKFGDERRSPIVARAEAVQIREQDLMPAETVTVVLSEAGWIRAAKGADVDAENLNYRAGDQYLSHAVGKTNQRVYFLDETGRSYALPISSLPSARGLGDPLSSKLAPASGVAFIQVYLDDDESELIAASTSGYGFKTQVKQLDTNAKAGKTFLTVPDKAKALPLISAKNMTHLAVLSSAGRLLILDLAELPNLNKGKGNKLIQLEAKEQILSMTTLNLDEIIQVVAGQQHLKLKGDDLQKYMGKRASKGQLLPRGYQKANKLLIQR, encoded by the coding sequence ATGACCAGCCTTGCGCATCATGCGACAGAAAACCGCTCTGTAGCCGAATTTACTGAACAGGCTTACTTGAATTATGCCATGTACGTCATTATGGATCGTGCATTGCCGCATATCAGTGATGGCTTAAAGCCTGTACAGCGCCGTATTGTCTATGCCATGAGTGAGTTAGGGCTAAAAAATAGTGGTAAGCCAAAAAAATCAGCGCGTACAGTGGGTGATGTACTCGGTAAATACCATCCACATGGTGACTCGGCGTGTTATGAAGCAATGGTATTAATGGCTCAGCCATTTAGTTACCGTTATCCTTTAATTGAAGGTCAAGGTAACTGGGGTTCACCTGACGATCCTAAGTCGTTTGCGGCGATGCGTTATACCGAAGCCAAACTGTCTGCTTATAGTGAATTATTGCTGAGTGAATTGGGTCAGGGCACTAGTGAATGGCAAGATAACTTTGATGGTTCGTTAAAAGAACCGATCACTTTGCCCGCGCGTGTACCTAATATTCTACTCAACGGCACAACCGGTATTGCGGTTGGTATGGCGACCGATATTCCACCGCATAATTTGCGTGAAGTTGTGAAGGGGACAATTGCTTTAATTCGTAACCCACAAACTTCAGATGAGAAATTAGCTGAATATATTCCGGCTCCGGATTTGCCAACCAAAGCTGAAATTATTACTCCACCAGAAGAGTTGTTGAAAATCCAGACTACTGGTCGTGGTAGTTACCGCATGCGAGCGGTGTATGCCGTTGAAAAACATGAAATCGTAATTACTGAGCTGCCATATCAGGTATCTGGTTCTAAAGTGATTACTCAAATTGCTGACCAAATGCAGGCTAAAAAGCTGCCTTTGGTGGTGGATATTCGTGATGAGTCAGATCATGAAAATCCAACACGACTCGTGATTGTACTGCGCTCTAACCGTATTGATGCGGAAGCGGTGATGAGTCACTTATTTGCGACCACCGATTTAGAATCAAGCTATCGTGTCAATTTAAATATGATTGGCGAAGATGGTCGCCCTCAAGTTAAATCGATTCGACGTATTTTGCTCGAATGGATCGAGATCCGTAAAAAAACGGTAACTCGCCGTTTACAGTACCATTTAAATCGTATTGAAAAGCGCTTGCATATTTTGGCAGGTCTTTTAATTGCTTATCTTGATATTGATACTGTCATTCGTATTATTCGTGAAGAAGATCAGCCTAAACCAGTGTTGATGGAACATTTCAATATTGATGAGATTCAAGCAGAAGCAATTTTAGAGCTTAAATTACGTCACTTAGCAAAACTTGAAGAAATGGAAATCCGTCATGAACAAGATGAGCTTGCTGCGAAAGCTGCCATTATTCGTGAACAATTGGAAAATCCCGAGTCTTTGAAAAATCTGATTATTGGTGAACTAAAAGAAGATGCCAAGAAGTTTGGTGATGAACGTCGTTCTCCAATCGTCGCACGTGCTGAAGCTGTTCAAATTAGAGAACAAGATTTAATGCCAGCTGAAACGGTGACCGTTGTGTTATCGGAAGCAGGTTGGATTCGTGCAGCAAAAGGTGCGGATGTTGATGCTGAGAACCTCAACTATAGAGCAGGGGATCAATATTTAAGTCATGCCGTAGGTAAAACCAATCAGCGAGTTTATTTCCTTGATGAAACAGGGCGTAGTTATGCCTTGCCAATCAGCAGTCTACCTTCAGCAAGAGGTTTGGGCGATCCACTCAGCTCTAAACTAGCTCCGGCAAGCGGTGTAGCGTTTATTCAGGTTTATTTAGATGATGATGAATCTGAACTGATTGCTGCAAGTACATCGGGTTATGGTTTTAAAACTCAAGTCAAACAACTAGATACCAATGCTAAAGCAGGTAAAACGTTCTTAACGGTGCCTGATAAGGCAAAAGCTTTACCACTCATCTCTGCAAAAAATATGACACATTTGGCTGTACTCAGCTCAGCAGGGCGTTTGTTAATTTTAGATTTGGCAGAACTACCGAATTTAAATAAAGGTAAAGGTAATAAGTTGATACAACTTGAGGCCAAAGAGCAAATTTTATCCATGACAACCCTGAACTTAGATGAAATAATTCAGGTGGTTGCAGGTCAACAGCATCTAAAACTAAAAGGTGATGATCTACAAAAATATATGGGTAAACGCGCTTCAAAAGGTCAGCTCTTACCACGTGGATATCAAAAAGCAAATAAACTGTTGATTCAGAGATAA
- a CDS encoding long-chain-fatty-acid--CoA ligase, with translation MEKIWFAEYQKTGIPETVALPAENTSLVDIFERNFQKFGSRDAFIFMDKAMSFNELELASRKFATYLQNLGLAKGTRVAVMMPNVLQYPVVALAVFRAGLVLVNVNPLYTARELEHQLNDSGAEVLVIIENFASVYQSILGKTPVKHVVVASVGDMLGTLKGTLVNFVLRKVRKQIPAWNIPGHVKFNSALNKENPSNYKRPSLTLSDTAVLQYTGGTTGVSKGAELTHRNLVANLLQCDGIFQSKFGANDGAKGDRIVCALPLYHIFAFMVCAMYGMYKGQANILIPNPRDLPAVIKELRKYQPSFFPAVNTLFNALVNNEEFRQLDHSNLKMAMGGGMAVLPSTAEAWKKITGTTIIEGYGLSETSPVATANPPASTEFSGTIGIPLPLTEVAILDDDGKEVPLGEQGEISIRGPQVMKGYWNRPDETAKVMTADGFFRTGDIGVMDSRGYTKIVDRKKDMILVSGFNVYPSEIEEVIAKHPKVLEVAAIGVPDEKSGEVPKLFIVKKDPSLTTEEVLSYAKENLTGYKRPRYVEFMDELPKSNVGKILRKDLRKPA, from the coding sequence ATGGAAAAGATTTGGTTTGCAGAATACCAAAAGACAGGGATTCCAGAAACAGTAGCATTGCCTGCAGAAAATACCTCACTTGTTGATATTTTTGAGCGTAATTTCCAGAAATTTGGTTCTCGTGATGCCTTTATCTTTATGGATAAAGCCATGTCTTTTAACGAGTTAGAACTTGCAAGCCGTAAGTTCGCGACCTATTTGCAAAATTTGGGGTTAGCAAAAGGTACTCGCGTTGCAGTAATGATGCCAAACGTATTGCAATATCCTGTCGTGGCATTGGCAGTTTTCCGTGCAGGCTTGGTTTTAGTGAATGTTAACCCGCTATACACTGCGCGTGAGCTTGAGCATCAGTTAAATGACTCAGGTGCCGAAGTCCTCGTGATTATCGAGAACTTTGCGAGTGTTTATCAAAGCATTTTAGGTAAAACTCCAGTGAAACATGTGGTGGTTGCCTCTGTCGGAGATATGCTCGGTACACTTAAAGGTACTCTAGTAAACTTTGTTTTACGTAAAGTGCGTAAACAAATTCCGGCTTGGAATATTCCTGGGCACGTTAAATTTAACAGTGCTTTAAATAAAGAAAATCCAAGTAACTACAAACGTCCGTCTTTAACGTTAAGTGATACTGCTGTACTTCAATATACCGGCGGTACAACGGGTGTTTCAAAAGGTGCTGAGCTAACGCATCGTAATTTGGTAGCCAACCTTTTACAGTGTGATGGTATTTTCCAAAGCAAATTCGGTGCAAACGATGGTGCAAAAGGCGATCGTATCGTTTGTGCATTACCGCTTTACCATATTTTTGCGTTCATGGTTTGTGCGATGTACGGTATGTACAAAGGGCAAGCAAATATCTTGATTCCTAACCCACGTGATTTACCGGCCGTGATTAAGGAATTACGTAAATATCAACCTTCGTTCTTCCCGGCAGTAAATACATTATTTAATGCTTTAGTGAATAACGAAGAGTTTAGACAACTCGACCATAGCAATTTAAAAATGGCGATGGGCGGTGGTATGGCAGTTCTGCCTTCTACAGCAGAAGCTTGGAAGAAAATTACGGGCACAACCATTATTGAAGGTTATGGTCTATCGGAAACTTCTCCGGTAGCGACTGCTAACCCTCCAGCTTCTACTGAATTTAGTGGCACGATTGGTATTCCGTTACCTTTAACAGAAGTTGCTATTTTAGATGATGACGGTAAAGAAGTACCTTTAGGTGAGCAAGGTGAAATCTCAATTCGTGGTCCTCAGGTCATGAAAGGTTATTGGAACCGTCCAGATGAGACCGCTAAAGTGATGACAGCCGATGGCTTCTTCCGTACAGGTGACATTGGTGTAATGGATAGCCGTGGATATACAAAAATTGTAGACCGTAAAAAAGATATGATTTTGGTTTCTGGCTTTAATGTTTACCCAAGTGAAATCGAAGAAGTTATTGCTAAACATCCAAAAGTATTGGAAGTTGCTGCAATTGGTGTTCCAGATGAAAAATCAGGTGAAGTGCCAAAACTCTTTATTGTGAAAAAAGACCCAAGTCTAACGACTGAAGAAGTTTTGAGCTATGCTAAAGAGAACTTAACAGGCTATAAACGTCCTCGTTATGTTGAGTTTATGGATGAGTTACCAAAATCAAATGTAGGTAAAATTTTACGTAAAGACTTACGTAAACCTGCTTAA
- a CDS encoding MAPEG family protein has protein sequence MHGISSIIYIILVACLLPYAFTVIAKFKGGFQPADNQNPRAFFAGLTGIAARANAVQQNSFESLPLFLTAILMAEYMVVPEYFILRLGWAYIILRVIYGICYLSNWATLRSIVWFLSLLCPIFLLIVTIKLT, from the coding sequence ATGCACGGCATCAGCAGCATTATCTATATTATTTTAGTGGCATGTTTGCTGCCATACGCATTTACCGTAATTGCAAAATTTAAAGGTGGATTTCAGCCTGCCGATAATCAAAACCCTAGAGCTTTTTTTGCCGGACTCACTGGCATAGCTGCTCGCGCTAATGCTGTACAACAAAATAGCTTTGAAAGCCTACCTTTATTTTTAACAGCTATTTTAATGGCTGAATATATGGTGGTTCCTGAATACTTTATTTTAAGATTGGGCTGGGCCTATATTATTTTGCGCGTGATTTATGGCATTTGTTATTTAAGTAACTGGGCAACTTTACGCTCGATTGTCTGGTTTTTATCATTGTTATGCCCAATATTCTTATTGATCGTGACAATTAAGCTGACTTGA